In one window of Pseudochaenichthys georgianus chromosome 5, fPseGeo1.2, whole genome shotgun sequence DNA:
- the prok2 gene encoding prokineticin-2, with product MKQGPTASETSLFTMECTGAQRQLFIIKSFFLLLFTLLLVSNGSSAVITGACEKDSQCGGGMCCAMSLWIRGLRMCTPMGQEGDECHALSHKVPFFGRRLHHMCPCLPNLSCLMLEGRFKCLSPYQFPDIYL from the exons ATGAAACAAGGTCCGACAGCTTCAGAAACATCACTTTTCACCATGGAGTGCACGGGAGCGCAGAGGCAGCTCTTCATCATTAAATCCTTCTTCCTCTTGCTCTTCACTCTGTTGTTGGTGTCCAACGGGTCTTCAGCAGTCATCACAGGG gcatgTGAGAAGGACTCTCAGTGTGGAGGAGGGATGTGTTGTGCGATGAGTTTGTGGATCCGTGGCCTCCGTATGTGCACGCCCATGGGACAGGAAGGAGACGAGTGTCACGCCCTGAGCCACAAG GTTCCTTTCTTTGGGAGGAGACTCCACCACATGTGCCCCTGCCTGCCCAACCTGTCGTGTCTCATGTTGGAGGGCAGATTCAAATGTCTCTCACCGTACCAGTTTCCAGATATCTACCTATGA